A window of the Phaseolus vulgaris cultivar G19833 chromosome 5, P. vulgaris v2.0, whole genome shotgun sequence genome harbors these coding sequences:
- the LOC137835473 gene encoding probable protein phosphatase 2C 52: protein MGCCVSTSSQSTRTTRSTGDTNVPTCLEIGFCGQKSVRRTSSDHVVYLHQLPSLPNRIFTNGKSRSSCIFTQQGRKGINQDAMIVWEDFISEDVTFCGVFDGHGPHGHLVARKVREALPLKLLSFLHSSESGQNGSGKTCFRGSMKPENGESEKDVTAEDKLSSMWREAFMKAYKAMDKELRSHPNLDCFCSGSTAVTVVKQGSNLFMGNIGDSRAIMGSKDSNDVMVAIQLTIDLKPDLPREAERIKRCKGRVFALQDEPEVHRVWLPFDDAPGLAMARAFGDFCLKEYGVISIPDFSHRLLTDKDQFIVLASDGIWDVLSNEEVVGIVSSAPTRSSAARLLVDSAAREWKLKYPTSKVDDCAVVCLFLDGKMDSESDCDEQCFSSAIIPSNHSVNLVETDDGQKSEPTLQRNFTVRSSEEHGPYGGRGGVSVDVVEDGTSGPEDQNWLGLEGVTRVNSLVQLPRFSEEKPNC from the exons ATGGGCTGTTGTGTTTCAACAAGTAGTCAGAGTACTCGTACTACCAGGAGCACTGGAGACACAAACGTTCCGACGTGTCTAGAAATAGGATTCTGTGGTCAAAAGAGTGTGAGGAGAACATCCTCTGATCATGTGGTCTATCTGCACCAATTACCATCCTTACCCAACAGAATTTTCACCAATGGAAAGAGCAGATCTTCTTGCATATTTACACAGCAGGGTCGTAAGGGTATTAATCAGGACGCCATGATTGTATGGGAA GATTTCATTTCGGAAGATGTGACCTTTTGTGGTGTCTTTGATGGCCATGGTCCACACGGTCACCTTGTTGCACGCAAAGTCCGGGAAGCCTTGCCACTCAAACTGCTTTCATTTTTGCATTCCTCCGAATCAGGGCAAAATGGTTCAGGTAAAACTTGTTTCAGAGGCAGCATGAAGCCTGAAAATGGAGAGTCTGAGAAAGATGTTACTGCTGAAGATAAACTGAGTTCTATGTGGAGAGAAGCTTTCATGAAGGCATACAAGGCTATGGATAAAGAGCTGAGGTCTCATCCAAATTTGGACTGCTTTTGTAGTGGGAGCACAGCTGTCACTGTAGTGAAACAG gGTTCAAATTTATTCATGGGCAATATTGGGGATTCCCGAGCAATCATGGGATCCAAGGACAGCAATGACGTCATGGTGGCAATTCAGTTGACCATTGATTTGAAGCCTGATTTGCCAA GAGAAGCAGAAAGAATCAAACGATGCAAGGGTAGGGTGTTTGCATTACAAGATGAGCCAGAAGTTCATAGGGTATGGTTGCCTTTTGATGATGCACCAGGATTAGCAATGGCTCGAGCATTTGGCGATTTTTGCTTGAAGGAATACGGTGTGATTTCTATACCTGATTTTTCTCATCGGTTACTAACAGACAAAGATCAGTTCATTGTTCTTGCCTCGGATGGG ATCTGGGATGTCTTAAGCAATGAAGAGGTGGTTGGGATAGTATCTTCAGCACCAACTCGATCATCAGCAGCAAGGCTTCTGGTGGATTCGGCGGCTCGAGAGTGGAAACTTAAATATCCTACTTCAAAAGTGGATGACTGTGCTGTTGTGTGCCTATTTCTGGATGGAAAAATGGATTCAGAATCTGATTGTGATGAGCAATGCTTCTCTTCTGCTATCATCCCGAGCAACCATTCAGTTAATCTGGTTGAGACAGATGATGGTCAAAAGTCTGAGCCAACTTTGCAAAGGAACTTTACTGTGAGATCCTCAGAAGAACATGGCCCCTACGGAGGAAGAGGAGGAGTATCTGTTGATGTTGTTGAAGATGGAACATCAGGGCCTGAAGATCAAAACTGGTTAGGTTTGGAGGGTGTGACACGAGTAAATTCACTGGTTCAACTTCCTAGATTTTCTGAGGAAAAGCCAAACTGTTGA